Proteins encoded by one window of Esox lucius isolate fEsoLuc1 chromosome 4, fEsoLuc1.pri, whole genome shotgun sequence:
- the ctsf gene encoding cathepsin F yields MDVGFCRPVLLCLTLAVLGSVLADLDGPMMGAPGSAVRLSENDPGLKKALKFAEERYNMGSNAMHVRRVSKVLSASKQLVKGIHYSIMVELSNTQCKKAARLRTCDFYPEEHNLKTEVCLFEVWDIPWESKSTLLKQKCQPAVDPQAVETNKVESMPLSTSKPLKESVDSVELLGQFKEFMIRYNRSYSSQGEADRRLLIFHDNLKTAEKLQALDQGTAEYGVTKFSDLTEEEFRSLYLNPLLNQQNLQRAMKPAAMPREPAPPSWDWREHGAVSPVKNQGMCGSCWAFSVTGNIEGQWFVKTGQLVSLSEQELVDCDTLDQACGGGLPSNAYEAIEKLGGLETETDYSYTGKKQSCDFTNDKVTAYINSSVELSKDENEIAAWLAENGPVSVALNAFAMQFYRKGISHPLKIFCNPWMIDHAVLLVGYGEREGKPFWAIKNSWGEDYGEQGYYYLYRGSGLCGINKMCSSAVVN; encoded by the exons aTGGACGTCGGATTTTGTCGCCCGGTTCTCCTTTGCCTAACCCTTGCGGTTTTGGGATCGGTTCTTGCGGATTTGGACGGCCCTATGATGGGAGCACCTGGGTCTGCTGTCCGTTTGTCGGAAAATGACCCGGGATTGAAAAAAGCACTGAAGTTTGCAGAAGAGCGCTACAATATGGGTTCCAATGCTATGCACGTTCGCAGAGTTAGCAAGGTGCTTTCTGCCAGTAAACAG CTTGTGAAGGGAATCCACTACAGCATCATGGTGGAGCTCAGTAACACCCAGTGTAAGAAAGCTGCCAGGCTGAGGACCTGTGACTTCTACCCTGAGGAACACAACCTGAAG ActgaggtgtgtttgtttgaagtTTGGGACATTCCTTGGGAGAGCAAGTCCACTCTGCTCAAACAAAAGTGCCAGCCAGCAG TGGATCCCCAGGCAGTTGAGACCAACAAAGTTGAATCAATGCCCCTTTCTACCAGCAAACCATTGAAG GAGTCCGTGGATTCAGTGGAGCTCCTGGGCCAGTTCAAGGAGTTCATGATCAGATACAACAGGTCTTACAGCAGTCAGGGGG AAGCCGACCGGAGGCTGCTGATCTTCCACGACAACCTGAAGACAGCGGAGAAGCTACAGGCTCTGGACCAGGGCACAGCCGAGTACGGGGTCACCAAGTTCAGTGACCTCACAG agGAGGAGTTTAGGTCTCTGTACCTAAATCCCCTCCTGAACCAGCAGAACCTCCAACGGGCCATGAAACCTGCAGCTATGCCCCGTGAACCTGCCCCTCCTAGCTGGGACTGGAGGGAGCACGGAGCTGTCAGCCCTGTCAAGAACCAG GGGATGTGTGGTTCTTGTTGGGCATTTTCAGTGACCGGGAACATTGAGGGCCAATGGTTTGTGAAAACAGGCCAACTAGTGTCCCTTTCTGAACAAG AGCTGGTGGACTGTGATACTCTGGACCAGGCCTGTGGGGGCGGCCTTCCATCTAATGCATATGAAGCCATTGAGAAGCTGGGGGGCCTAGAAACGGAGACTGACTACAGCTACACCGGCAAGAAGCAAAGCTGTGACTTCACCAATGACAAAGTCACTGCCTACATCAACAGCTCGGTGGAGCTGTCTAAGGATGAGAACG AAATTGCTGCTTGGCTAGCAGAAAATGGACCTGTCTCAGTGGCCCTGAATGCCTTTGCAATGCAG TTCTACAGGAAGGGAATTTCCCATCCTCTGAAGATCTTCTGCAACCCCTGGATGATTGACCATGCAGTCCTGCTTGTCGGATATGGAGAAC GTGAAGGAAAACCTTTCTGGGCAATCAAGAACAGCTGGGGAGAGGATTATGGGGAACAG GGTTACTATTACCTATACAGGGGATCCGGGCTCTGTGGCATCAACAAGATGTGCTCCTCTGCCGTTGTGAACTAG
- the eif1ad gene encoding probable RNA-binding protein EIF1AD, which produces MSQATKRKHVVKEQTLGDYVTPTENQQIVKVLGSRGNNLHEAVTAKGENFLVSMPPKFRKNLWIKRGDYVIVDPIEEGEKVRGEISFILYRDHIQHLHKLRLWPEGFIDEAPLEVKVEEQQPREGRREKVVEEDGSDHTTDSEDDESDLFVNMNRCNVHYSESEEDSEDEKKEEETVEGSLF; this is translated from the exons ATGTCACAGGCTACTAAACGCAAGCATGTTGTCAAGGAGCAGACACTTGGGGACTATGTCACACCTACTGAGAACCAACAGATTGTGAAG GTTCTTGGTAGTCGTGGTAACAACCTGCACGAAGCTGTCACAGCCAAGGGGGAGAACTTTCTGGTCAGCATGCCCCCTAAGTTCCGCAAAAACCTCTGGATAAAGAGAG GTGATTATGTGATTGTAGATCCtatagaggagggagagaaggtcAGGGGAGAGATCAGCTTCATACTCTACAGAGATCATATTCAACACCTGCACAAGTTAAGGCTCTG GCCGGAGGGCTTCATAGACGAGGCACCATTGGAGGTTAAAGTTGAGGAACAGCAGcccagagaggggagaagagagaaggtGGTAGAGGAGGACGGAAGTGATCATACTACTGACTCTGAGGATGATGAGAGTGATCTCTTTGTCAACATGAATCGCTGTAATGTCCATTACAGTGAAAGCGAAGAGGACAGTGAAGATGAGAAGAAGGAAGAGGAAACAGTGGAGGGCAGCTTGTTTTGA
- the LOC105026740 gene encoding N-acetyllactosaminide beta-1,3-N-acetylglucosaminyltransferase 2 produces MAKCQCRWRRVLLCLCCAPCVLVGSLCVYISLVISYGITITGPAANIPQTLPKHFIAQGLTINGSLAPHPSSSFWDANYHRGALWNRLQVSIDRFYNPILMPKSRRDRYDHLHTSNDDNKKKQFSHPTAGFSEIGNLASIMDDFPELSLQMQMFVRSLHVRDYPVLIQPANLCGSGPRKGQGPFLLLAIKSQDLNFENRQVIRQTWGQAGRVAGETGEGRVVQRVFLLGKKDTELDVDVSELLQLESRHYGDILQWDFQDTFFNLTLKDVLLWDWLSAHCPQTQFIFKGDDDVLVRTAALLDYLQQQILQSGGPGSEGMKGFMVGDVIGAAIPNRVNSTKYFVPETFYKGLYPPYGGGGGVVYSGVLAMRLKRVSRRVHLYPIDDVYVGMCLHRLGVHPIHHPAFLTFDFPKKEMEKPCAYYTVLLVHKRSPAQVKKLWSEMRRNHSECQNTSLRKDTTGE; encoded by the coding sequence ATGGCCAAATGCCAGTGTCGGTGGCGGAGGGTGCTCCTGTGCCTTTGCTGTGCTCCTTGTGTCCTGGTGGGGTCTCTCTGTGTATATATCAGCCTGGTTATATCCTATGGTATTACCATCACAGGCCCAGCAGCCAATATCCCCCAAACTCTACCAAAGCACTTCATTGCACAGGGGTTAACGATAAATGGATCCCTGGCCCCCCACCCAAGTAGCTCCTTCTGGGACGCCAATTACCACAGAGGGGCTCTCTGGAACCGGCTCCAAGTGTCCATTGACCGCTTTTACAACCCAATCCTAATGCCCAAGTCCAGGAGAGACCGTTATGACCATCTTCACACCAGTAAtgatgataataaaaaaaagcagTTTTCCCACCCCACTGCAGGCTTCTCTGAGATTGGGAACCTGGCATCTATCATGGATGATTTCCCGGAGCTGTCCTTGCAGATGCAAATGTTTGTGCGCTCCTTGCATGTCAGGGACTACCCCGTCCTCATTCAGCCTGCTAATCTGTGTGGGAGTGGGCCACGAAAGGGGCAAGGCCCATTCCTGCTGCTGGCAATCAAGTCCCAGGATCTGAACTTTGAGAACCGCCAGGTCATCCGGCAAACATGGGGACAAGCTGGGAGGGTGGCTGGGGAAACAGGTGAAGGAAGGGTGGTACAAAGGGTCTTCCTCCTGGGTAAGAAAGACACAGAACTCGATGTGGATGTCAGCGAGCTGCTTCAGCTCGAGAGCCGCCACTATGGGGACATCCTCCAGTGGGACTTTCAGGACACCTTCTTTAACTTGACGCTGAAGGATGTGCTACTGTGGGATTGGCTCTCTGCCCACTGCCCTCAGACACAGTTTATCTTTAAGGGGGATGACGACGTTCTGGTGCGGACCGCTGCCCTGCTAGACTACCTCCAACAGCAGATCCTCCAGTCAGGGGGGCCCGGCTCAGAGGGCATGAAGGGATTTATGGTAGGGGATGTGATAGGAGCAGCCATACCAAACAGAGTCAACTCCACCAAGTACTTTGTTCCAGAAACCTTCTATAAGGGCTTGTATCCACCATACGGCGGCGGGGGAGGGGTGGTATATTCGGGGGTGCTGGCCATGCGACTCAAGCGTGTCTCCCGGAGGGTCCACCTGTACCCCATTGATGATGTCTACGTGGGCATGTGCCTCCACAGACTGGGGGTCCACCCCATCCACCATCCGGCCTTCCTCACCTTTGACTTCCccaagaaagagatggagaaaccCTGTGCCTACTATACTGTCCTACTGGTACACAAACGAAGCCCTGCTCAGGTCAAGAAGCTGTGGTCGGAAATGAGGAGAAACCACTCAGAATGCCAGAACACCAGCCTGCGGAAAGACACCACTGGTGAATGA